In one Microcoleus sp. bin38.metabat.b11b12b14.051 genomic region, the following are encoded:
- the hisB gene encoding imidazoleglycerol-phosphate dehydratase HisB, translated as MNDKLGIMEIIDRPPVPPPISSNAIARAALVKRTTLETDVTVSLNLDGVGTCKASTGIPFLDHMLQQIASHGLIDLDVQAIGDLAIDDHHTNEDVGITLGQTLAKAVGDRSGISRFGHFIAPLDEALIEVVLDFSGRPHLSYNLEIPTQRIGTYDTELVREFFSAVVNHTQMTLHVRQLQGGNSHHIVEAAFKAFARALRMAVAIDPRRASRIPSSKGVL; from the coding sequence ATGAATGACAAATTGGGAATTATGGAAATAATCGATCGCCCTCCTGTACCTCCTCCAATTTCCAGCAACGCGATCGCCAGGGCCGCCTTGGTGAAGCGCACGACACTAGAAACGGATGTCACTGTCAGCCTGAATCTCGACGGTGTGGGAACTTGCAAGGCGTCTACGGGCATTCCGTTTTTAGATCATATGTTGCAGCAGATTGCTTCCCACGGATTGATTGATTTGGACGTGCAGGCGATCGGCGATTTGGCGATTGACGACCACCACACGAACGAAGATGTGGGGATTACGTTAGGTCAAACCCTAGCAAAAGCTGTCGGAGATCGATCGGGCATTTCTCGCTTCGGACACTTCATCGCCCCGTTAGATGAAGCATTAATTGAGGTAGTGCTAGATTTTTCAGGCCGGCCTCATTTAAGCTACAACTTGGAAATTCCCACCCAGCGAATCGGCACCTACGACACCGAGTTAGTCAGAGAGTTTTTTTCTGCCGTGGTGAACCACACTCAAATGACACTGCACGTCAGACAGTTGCAGGGAGGGAATTCTCATCACATTGTCGAAGCGGCGTTCAAGGCATTTGCGCGGGCTTTGCGGATGGCGGTGGCGATCGATCCGCGGCGCGCCAGTCGGATTCCAAGTTCCAAAGGGGTTTTGTAG
- a CDS encoding TdeIII family type II restriction endonuclease, whose amino-acid sequence MPAISSITRAIIKAYLEVFIENLINEYRGRLIPKLDIPAAYLSCKSSKGQLKPFQAAIMPSELLRINEFERGFSSGLGTTYEECAKLIALEHHKEVHRSYEITGEVSIEAINEIERQIALFEQSADKNASKPTFDEMIQAVLDAQKNNHLVRRSVKADLYVLARDGSKFFFEIKGSKPNKGQCLEVIQRLLRFHLLCGEYRPDAQSYYAMAYNPYGPNRSDYKWSVARKYTPFDRAIIMGQEFWNIIGGETAYEELLDIYQEVGREKGKYMLDALAFGF is encoded by the coding sequence ATGCCAGCTATTAGTTCAATTACACGCGCAATTATCAAAGCATACTTAGAAGTTTTTATCGAAAATCTTATCAATGAATACAGAGGCAGGCTAATACCAAAACTTGACATTCCAGCAGCATATTTATCGTGCAAGTCCTCTAAAGGTCAATTGAAACCGTTTCAGGCTGCTATCATGCCGTCAGAGTTGCTGCGAATTAACGAGTTTGAAAGAGGTTTTAGCAGCGGCTTGGGTACAACCTATGAAGAATGTGCAAAACTGATTGCCCTGGAACATCACAAAGAAGTACACAGAAGCTATGAAATCACTGGCGAAGTTAGCATCGAGGCGATCAATGAAATTGAGCGTCAGATAGCGCTATTCGAGCAGTCAGCAGACAAGAATGCAAGTAAACCTACTTTTGACGAAATGATTCAAGCTGTTCTTGATGCTCAAAAAAATAATCATTTAGTTAGGCGATCGGTCAAAGCAGATTTGTACGTGCTTGCCCGTGACGGGAGCAAGTTTTTCTTTGAAATTAAAGGATCGAAACCGAATAAAGGACAATGCTTGGAGGTGATTCAACGGCTGTTGAGGTTTCATTTACTGTGTGGAGAGTATCGCCCCGATGCTCAATCTTACTATGCTATGGCGTACAATCCTTATGGCCCTAATCGTTCTGATTATAAATGGTCAGTGGCAAGGAAGTACACGCCTTTCGATCGAGCTATAATTATGGGACAGGAGTTTTGGAATATCATAGGAGGAGAGACTGCCTATGAAGAACTTTTGGATATATATCAAGAAGTCGGACGGGAGAAGGGTAAGTATATGCTTGATGCTCTTGCTTTTGGATTTTAG
- a CDS encoding DUF3084 domain-containing protein codes for MTAGYILVFVILVLGGTIATVSDRLGTKVGKARLSLFKLRPRDTAVLVTVMAGSILSAVTLGILFATSKPLRTGVFRIDEIQKRLNNARREINQATQEKNRVETELAGARAAQAQVKANLEQINQSLQAANAEQARTQKKLNSLRAQLNTVEAAKSKTQQQLSQVEAAKSQTEEQLATVEAAKSRTEEQLKLVETARSTTRTQLDRTENQLKTVSGQKTTLSSEIAQMQAERQQLIEQREQVKTQIAQRDREIAKRDAEIAQREAEINKRDAAIVDRNQLIAERDKEIAQRAENLAQRDRTIVDRDKVIAEREALLETLAQQQAQLEQQQTLLQQQVQVLERDFQAIREGTVAIRRGQILAAGVVRIQEAGTESRAIDRLLQEANKTTVELMQPENTKVRDQVIQITKAEIDQLISQIKDGQNYVVRIVAGANYLREEKRIKVFAEAEINRVVFRAGDVIAGVAVDPVALADEQVRQQLQQLIEACQFRARLIGVVGGRVQVADNRIETLAGFVDRLQQYDKPLEVRAIAADVTYIAGPLKIDLVALSNGVVVFRTGQQEPARRDLKLQ; via the coding sequence ATGACTGCTGGATACATCCTAGTATTTGTAATTTTAGTGTTGGGGGGTACGATCGCCACTGTCAGCGATCGCCTGGGAACGAAAGTCGGCAAGGCCAGATTGAGTTTGTTCAAACTGCGCCCCCGCGACACGGCTGTTTTGGTGACAGTGATGGCCGGCAGCATCCTGTCAGCAGTTACTCTGGGCATTTTATTTGCTACCAGCAAGCCGCTGCGAACAGGTGTTTTTAGAATAGACGAGATTCAAAAAAGACTCAACAACGCCCGCCGAGAAATCAACCAAGCCACTCAAGAAAAAAATCGAGTTGAAACTGAATTAGCAGGGGCCAGAGCCGCTCAAGCGCAAGTTAAAGCCAATTTAGAGCAAATTAATCAATCCCTCCAGGCAGCTAATGCTGAGCAAGCTCGCACCCAAAAAAAATTAAATTCGCTGCGGGCCCAGCTCAACACTGTGGAAGCAGCCAAGTCTAAAACTCAACAGCAGTTAAGTCAGGTAGAAGCGGCGAAATCGCAAACCGAAGAACAGCTTGCGACGGTGGAAGCTGCGAAATCCCGCACCGAAGAACAATTGAAATTGGTGGAAACGGCCCGATCGACTACCAGAACCCAGCTCGATCGCACCGAGAACCAATTGAAAACAGTTTCAGGTCAAAAAACGACTCTGAGCTCGGAAATCGCCCAAATGCAAGCGGAACGCCAACAGCTAATCGAGCAGCGAGAGCAGGTAAAAACTCAAATTGCCCAGCGCGATCGAGAAATTGCCAAGCGAGACGCCGAAATTGCCCAGCGAGAGGCAGAAATTAATAAACGAGATGCGGCAATTGTCGATCGCAACCAACTAATTGCCGAGCGAGACAAGGAAATTGCCCAACGCGCCGAAAATCTCGCCCAGCGCGATCGCACAATTGTCGATCGCGACAAAGTAATTGCCGAGAGGGAAGCACTGTTAGAAACCCTCGCCCAGCAACAAGCTCAACTCGAACAGCAACAAACATTATTGCAGCAGCAAGTGCAAGTTTTGGAGCGCGACTTTCAAGCAATCCGCGAGGGAACAGTTGCGATCAGGCGCGGTCAAATTTTAGCTGCTGGCGTGGTTCGCATCCAGGAAGCGGGTACGGAAAGCCGCGCGATCGATCGACTCTTGCAAGAAGCAAATAAAACCACCGTCGAACTGATGCAGCCGGAAAATACGAAAGTAAGAGATCAGGTTATTCAAATTACTAAAGCCGAAATCGATCAATTAATCAGTCAGATCAAAGACGGTCAAAACTACGTGGTGCGAATTGTCGCCGGCGCTAATTACCTGCGGGAAGAAAAGCGAATTAAGGTATTTGCAGAAGCCGAAATCAATCGAGTGGTGTTCCGGGCGGGAGATGTGATTGCAGGGGTGGCTGTCGATCCGGTAGCTTTGGCCGACGAACAGGTGCGGCAGCAGTTGCAGCAATTAATCGAAGCTTGTCAATTTCGCGCTCGTTTGATCGGGGTTGTCGGCGGTAGAGTCCAAGTTGCGGACAATCGGATTGAAACTTTGGCCGGTTTTGTCGATCGACTGCAACAGTACGATAAACCATTGGAGGTTCGGGCGATCGCCGCCGATGTCACCTACATTGCCGGCCCGCTGAAAATAGATTTAGTTGCCCTCTCAAACGGAGTCGTTGTTTTCCGCACCGGACAACAGGAGCCAGCCAGAAGAGACTTGAAACTTCAATAA
- the fabI gene encoding enoyl-ACP reductase FabI, whose amino-acid sequence MIDLTGKNALVTGIANNRSIAWGIAQQLHKAGANLGITYLKDEKGKHERKVAELVEPLNPSLYLPCNVQDESEIESTFKTIADKWGKLDVLVHCLAFAGKDELSGDFSNTSRQGFSNALDISAYSLVRLCAAAKPLMAEGGSIITLTYLGGVRVVPNYNVMGIAKAALEMNVRYLAAELGPLNIRVNAISSGPIRTLASSAVGGILDMIHHVEEVAPLRRTVTQQEVGNAAAFLCSNLSSGITGQVLYVDAGYEIMGM is encoded by the coding sequence ATGATAGATTTGACCGGAAAAAATGCTCTTGTTACGGGCATTGCCAACAATCGCTCGATCGCCTGGGGCATCGCCCAGCAGCTCCACAAAGCTGGGGCTAATCTCGGCATAACTTATTTGAAGGACGAAAAAGGCAAGCACGAGCGCAAAGTCGCCGAACTCGTAGAACCGCTCAATCCCAGTCTGTATCTGCCCTGCAATGTCCAAGACGAGAGCGAAATTGAGTCTACTTTTAAAACCATCGCCGACAAGTGGGGCAAATTAGATGTCCTAGTTCACTGTCTGGCTTTTGCCGGCAAAGATGAACTTTCGGGAGATTTCAGCAACACCTCGCGTCAAGGCTTCTCCAATGCTTTGGATATTAGCGCTTACTCGCTGGTGCGGCTGTGTGCTGCTGCTAAACCGCTGATGGCCGAAGGCGGCAGTATTATCACCCTGACTTATTTGGGCGGTGTGCGGGTAGTTCCTAATTATAATGTCATGGGAATTGCTAAGGCGGCTTTGGAAATGAATGTTCGGTATCTGGCGGCGGAACTCGGCCCGTTAAATATTCGGGTAAATGCCATTTCTTCGGGCCCGATTCGGACTCTGGCTTCGTCAGCAGTTGGCGGCATTCTGGACATGATCCACCACGTTGAGGAAGTGGCCCCGCTACGGCGGACGGTGACTCAGCAGGAAGTGGGAAATGCTGCGGCTTTTCTGTGCAGCAATCTCTCTAGCGGGATTACGGGTCAAGTTTTGTATGTGGATGCTGGTTACGAAATCATGGGAATGTAA
- a CDS encoding PmeII family type II restriction endonuclease, giving the protein MSDRLHELLTFVLEREVGVPARKSQSFAGHFADLEEFLSLRAEALRNGISSISGKIALKFTPDEIERILAFTSSGKLSLQLTIAENFLASICRDFTRRQLAMIENLTLEKIHPNPFLIRALNLDTPAEVVRLNVYMAATRSIVTSMGFFIKKLLISCSESAESPPGKSGWDAIKTTRDGDRCWIQVKSGPNDMDKDQIVYWADKIQEKINAGDRAYIGIAYGKRTNKTVTFGLLKQLLPNSEMSTLIGRELWDFVSEDTDFTVNLFEVLRQSASQVLAQSSIADAIERCSDRLIDEFIGKYGEGSQGVFNYIADIF; this is encoded by the coding sequence GTGTCAGATCGACTTCATGAATTGTTAACATTTGTCTTAGAAAGGGAAGTTGGAGTACCCGCCAGAAAGTCTCAATCTTTCGCCGGTCACTTTGCGGATTTAGAAGAATTCCTGAGTTTAAGAGCTGAAGCACTTAGAAACGGTATCAGCAGTATTTCTGGCAAAATAGCTCTTAAATTTACTCCTGATGAGATTGAACGCATTTTAGCATTTACATCTTCTGGTAAGCTTTCGCTACAACTTACTATAGCTGAAAATTTTCTAGCTAGTATCTGTCGGGACTTTACAAGGCGTCAGCTAGCTATGATTGAAAATCTGACTTTAGAAAAAATTCATCCCAATCCATTTTTAATTAGGGCGTTAAATCTTGATACTCCAGCAGAAGTTGTCAGACTTAATGTTTATATGGCTGCTACTAGATCTATTGTTACTTCAATGGGATTTTTTATTAAAAAACTATTGATATCTTGTTCTGAAAGTGCAGAAAGTCCGCCCGGTAAGTCAGGATGGGATGCCATCAAAACTACCCGTGATGGCGATCGCTGTTGGATACAGGTCAAAAGCGGCCCGAATGATATGGATAAAGACCAGATAGTCTATTGGGCTGACAAAATTCAGGAAAAAATTAATGCAGGCGATCGCGCTTATATTGGCATAGCTTACGGCAAAAGGACTAATAAAACTGTAACTTTTGGTTTGCTGAAGCAACTTCTGCCCAATTCGGAAATGAGCACTTTAATCGGTCGAGAACTGTGGGATTTTGTCAGTGAAGATACTGATTTTACTGTCAATTTGTTTGAGGTTTTGCGTCAATCTGCGAGTCAAGTTTTAGCACAAAGTTCTATTGCTGATGCTATAGAAAGGTGTAGCGATCGACTAATTGATGAATTTATCGGCAAATATGGTGAGGGAAGTCAAGGTGTTTTTAACTACATCGCAGATATATTTTAG
- the ntcA gene encoding global nitrogen regulator NtcA: MTHDRPLAAVFRQISGGAFPPIVENFERGKTIFFPGDPAERVYVLIKGAVKLSRVYEAGEEITVALLRENSVFGVLSLITGHRSDRFYHAVAFTPVELISLPIEQVEKALKEDPELSMVMLRGLSSRILQTEMMIETLAHRDMGSRLVSFLLILCRDFGVPGTEGITIDLKLSHQAIAEAIGSTRVTVTRLLGDLRQETMISIHKKKITVHNPVALSQQFT, encoded by the coding sequence GTGACACATGATAGACCGCTAGCAGCCGTGTTCCGCCAAATCAGCGGCGGGGCGTTTCCGCCCATTGTGGAAAACTTTGAACGGGGCAAGACAATTTTTTTCCCTGGAGACCCGGCTGAGCGTGTCTACGTTCTGATTAAAGGTGCTGTGAAGCTCTCCAGGGTGTACGAAGCAGGGGAAGAAATTACAGTCGCCCTGCTGCGCGAAAACAGCGTATTCGGGGTGCTGTCTCTGATTACGGGACACCGATCGGATAGGTTTTACCACGCGGTAGCCTTTACGCCGGTAGAGTTGATCTCGCTGCCGATCGAACAAGTGGAAAAAGCTCTCAAGGAAGATCCAGAATTGTCGATGGTGATGCTGCGGGGACTGTCGTCTCGGATTTTGCAAACCGAGATGATGATCGAAACGCTCGCCCACCGAGACATGGGTTCGAGACTCGTCAGCTTTTTGCTGATTCTGTGCCGGGATTTTGGCGTGCCCGGTACGGAGGGGATTACGATTGATTTGAAGCTGTCCCACCAGGCGATCGCCGAGGCGATCGGCTCGACGCGGGTAACTGTGACTCGTTTGCTGGGGGATCTGCGACAAGAAACCATGATCTCGATCCACAAGAAAAAGATCACAGTCCACAACCCGGTGGCCTTAAGCCAGCAATTCACTTGA